In one window of Drosophila innubila isolate TH190305 chromosome 2L unlocalized genomic scaffold, UK_Dinn_1.0 4_B_2L, whole genome shotgun sequence DNA:
- the LOC117780688 gene encoding hexokinase type 2-like isoform X1: protein MIRQSTYLCRSYVEKLFRPAKRLTSRFPEAFNICKDFRIPKEKMVEIVSRLIKDIELGLAKATNPEAKVKCFISYVQDLPTGEERGKYLGLDLGGTNFRCLLINLKEGLEFESKVKRYVISHTMMQGPGRNLFHFIAECLAEFCKEHEIDKTQIPLGFTFSFPVQQVGINKGILTTWTKGFQCDDVVGKDVVELLQKAIDRRGDIRVKVVAILNDTTGTLVSCARAHKDCRIGLIVGTGVNACYMEKTTNAEMFEDYKTSKKPFMVINTELGAFGDDGALDFIRTSYDKAIDLNTVNPEKQTFEKCTSGMFLGEVVRHIVVDLMRMGVLFQGQSSDYINQQWIFSTQFLSEIVSDPPGMYHNTRLVLDQVGIRSDNEDDLACLRYICESISIRSAQLTSCAIASLIKKMNVEECTVGVDGGLFRHHPHYREMLEEQMSHLLENSNKIKLVMSEDGSGLGAALVAAAYTRHRES, encoded by the coding sequence ATGATTCGGCAATCAACTTATCTATGTCGCAGCTAtgtagagaagttatttcgacCAGCGAAAAGGCTGACAAGTAGATTTCCGGAAGCCTTTAACATATGCAAGGATTTCAGGATACCCAAGGAAAAGATGGTTGAGATTGTCAGCCGTTTGATCAAGGACATTGAACTGGGGctggcaaaagcaacaaatccGGAAGCGAAAGTAAAGTGTTTTATCTCGTATGTTCAGGATCTGCCCACGGGCGAGGAACGTGGCAAGTATCTGGGTCTGGATCTAGGAGGCACCAATTTCCGTTGTTTGTTAATCAATCTGAAAGAAGGTCTAGAGTTTGAATCTAAAGTCAAGAGATATGTCATTTCGCATACCATGATGCAGGGACCTGGAAGGAatctatttcatttcattgccGAATGCCTAGCCGAATTTTGCAAGGAGCATGAGATTGACAAAACCCAAATACCTTTGGGATTTACTTTCTCGTTTCCCGTGCAACAGGTTGGTATTAACAAGGGCATCTTAACCACCTGGACAAAGGGGTTTCAGTGTGATGATGTCGTGGGTAAGGATGTTGTCGAATTGCTGCAGAAAGCGATCGATCGACGAGGCGATATTCGTGTCAAAGTTGTGGCTATACTAAATGATACGACGGGAACTCTTGTATCCTGTGCTCGGGCACATAAAGATTGCCGCATTGGATTAATCGTGGGAACAGGCGTCAATGCATGCTATATGGAAAAGACTACAAATGCGGAAATGTTTGAAGATTACAAAACCAGCAAGAAACCATTTATGGTTATCAACACAGAGTTGGGTGCATTTGGAGATGATGGAGCATTGGACTTTATACGCACTTCCTACGACAAAGCGATTGATTTGAATACGGTGAATCccgaaaaacaaacatttgaaAAGTGCACCTCTGGTATGTTTCTAGGTGAGGTGGTTCGACATATTGTGGTGGATCTTATGCGAATGGGTGTCCTCTTCCAGGGCCAATCATCGGATTATATTAACCAGCAGTGGATCTTCTCAACTCAGTTTCTATCGGAGATTGTATCAGATCCTCCTGGAATGTATCATAACACCAGATTGGTATTGGATCAGGTGGGCATTAGATCGGACAATGAAGACGATTTGGCCTGCCTTCGCTATATATGCGAGTCGATATCTATACGTTCCGCTCAACTGACATCCTGCGCTATAGCCTCATTGATCAAGAAGATGAATGTTGAGGAGTGCACTGTGGGCGTAGATGGTGGACTCTTTCGTCATCATCCGCATTATAGAGAAATGCTTGAGGAACAGATGTCTCACCTTTTGgagaattcaaataaaatcaagctTGTTATGTCCGAAGATGGTTCGGGACTTGGTGCAGCTTTGGTAGCTGCCGCCTACACAAGGCATAGAGAAAGttaa
- the LOC117780688 gene encoding hexokinase type 2-like isoform X3: MIRQSTYLCRSYVEKLFRPAKRLTSRFPEAFNICKDFRIPKEKMVEIVSRLIKDIELGLAKATNPEAKVKCFISYVQDLPTGEERGKYLGLDLGGTNFRCLLINLKEGLEFESKVKRYVISHTMMQGPGRNLFHFIAECLAEFCKEHEIDKTQIPLGFTFSFPVQQVGINKGILTTWTKGFQCDDVVGKDVVELLQKAIDRRGDIRVKVVAILNDTTGTLVSCARAHKDCRIGLIVGTGVNACYMEKTTNAEMFEDYKTSKKPFMVINTELGAFGDDGALDFIRTSYDKAIDLNTVNPEKQTFEKCTSGPIIGLY, from the exons ATGATTCGGCAATCAACTTATCTATGTCGCAGCTAtgtagagaagttatttcgacCAGCGAAAAGGCTGACAAGTAGATTTCCGGAAGCCTTTAACATATGCAAGGATTTCAGGATACCCAAGGAAAAGATGGTTGAGATTGTCAGCCGTTTGATCAAGGACATTGAACTGGGGctggcaaaagcaacaaatccGGAAGCGAAAGTAAAGTGTTTTATCTCGTATGTTCAGGATCTGCCCACGGGCGAGGAACGTGGCAAGTATCTGGGTCTGGATCTAGGAGGCACCAATTTCCGTTGTTTGTTAATCAATCTGAAAGAAGGTCTAGAGTTTGAATCTAAAGTCAAGAGATATGTCATTTCGCATACCATGATGCAGGGACCTGGAAGGAatctatttcatttcattgccGAATGCCTAGCCGAATTTTGCAAGGAGCATGAGATTGACAAAACCCAAATACCTTTGGGATTTACTTTCTCGTTTCCCGTGCAACAGGTTGGTATTAACAAGGGCATCTTAACCACCTGGACAAAGGGGTTTCAGTGTGATGATGTCGTGGGTAAGGATGTTGTCGAATTGCTGCAGAAAGCGATCGATCGACGAGGCGATATTCGTGTCAAAGTTGTGGCTATACTAAATGATACGACGGGAACTCTTGTATCCTGTGCTCGGGCACATAAAGATTGCCGCATTGGATTAATCGTGGGAACAGGCGTCAATGCATGCTATATGGAAAAGACTACAAATGCGGAAATGTTTGAAGATTACAAAACCAGCAAGAAACCATTTATGGTTATCAACACAGAGTTGGGTGCATTTGGAGATGATGGAGCATTGGACTTTATACGCACTTCCTACGACAAAGCGATTGATTTGAATACGGTGAATCccgaaaaacaaacatttgaaAAGTGCACCTCTG GGCCAATCATCGGATTATATTAA
- the LOC117780688 gene encoding hexokinase type 2-like isoform X2 gives MIRQSTYLCRSYVEKLFRPAKRLTSRFPEAFNICKDFRIPKEKMVEIVSRLIKDIELGLAKATNPEAKVKCFISYVQDLPTGEERGKYLGLDLGGTNFRCLLINLKEGLEFESKVKRYVISHTMMQGPGRNLFHFIAECLAEFCKEHEIDKTQIPLGFTFSFPVQQVGINKGILTTWTKGFQCDDVVGKDVVELLQKAIDRRGDIRVKVVAILNDTTGTLVSCARAHKDCRIGLIVGTGVNACYMEKTTNAEMFEDYKTSKKPFMVINTELGAFGDDGALDFIRTSYDKAIDLNTVNPEKQTFEKCTSGMFLGPIIGLY, from the exons ATGATTCGGCAATCAACTTATCTATGTCGCAGCTAtgtagagaagttatttcgacCAGCGAAAAGGCTGACAAGTAGATTTCCGGAAGCCTTTAACATATGCAAGGATTTCAGGATACCCAAGGAAAAGATGGTTGAGATTGTCAGCCGTTTGATCAAGGACATTGAACTGGGGctggcaaaagcaacaaatccGGAAGCGAAAGTAAAGTGTTTTATCTCGTATGTTCAGGATCTGCCCACGGGCGAGGAACGTGGCAAGTATCTGGGTCTGGATCTAGGAGGCACCAATTTCCGTTGTTTGTTAATCAATCTGAAAGAAGGTCTAGAGTTTGAATCTAAAGTCAAGAGATATGTCATTTCGCATACCATGATGCAGGGACCTGGAAGGAatctatttcatttcattgccGAATGCCTAGCCGAATTTTGCAAGGAGCATGAGATTGACAAAACCCAAATACCTTTGGGATTTACTTTCTCGTTTCCCGTGCAACAGGTTGGTATTAACAAGGGCATCTTAACCACCTGGACAAAGGGGTTTCAGTGTGATGATGTCGTGGGTAAGGATGTTGTCGAATTGCTGCAGAAAGCGATCGATCGACGAGGCGATATTCGTGTCAAAGTTGTGGCTATACTAAATGATACGACGGGAACTCTTGTATCCTGTGCTCGGGCACATAAAGATTGCCGCATTGGATTAATCGTGGGAACAGGCGTCAATGCATGCTATATGGAAAAGACTACAAATGCGGAAATGTTTGAAGATTACAAAACCAGCAAGAAACCATTTATGGTTATCAACACAGAGTTGGGTGCATTTGGAGATGATGGAGCATTGGACTTTATACGCACTTCCTACGACAAAGCGATTGATTTGAATACGGTGAATCccgaaaaacaaacatttgaaAAGTGCACCTCTGGTATGTTTCTAG GGCCAATCATCGGATTATATTAA